In a single window of the Desulfovibrio sp. TomC genome:
- a CDS encoding ArnT family glycosyltransferase has product MPHTQTTAGPIPVEPAFGPSAHGFQMNWGLAAVLALAAFLLFFNLGQRPFWQDEAETACLAKNVLATGLPYASDGINVVSQEEEREFDKVGGYLWRWSPWIQIYMQAAGFTVGGLNAAAGRAPFALAALLAVFWTYRLVARHFGDRTWALLAATLLTLCVPYLLIGRQARYYAPGTLFVLWTLDAFLSDWQRRTGPLVAMFVGMILLFHANYLLFLSFAPTALAAALFVFPEKFHLRRLAVLTGATLAVAVVPGILLYRIGRQSGMFDILLVPENLMLYFADLSMFCIPLPVSAYLAWRWRRFFTRLERPADPGERFVLFSAVLIILSLLFLGIVPQRFFRYIAHLLPLCAILLAFCVRRLWDFSKVSAAMLFFLLALTNWLAVYPMERLKIVNRPWQNDFRMLTSDNFPIKLFVTELVCGYPDVNTAITGFFAAHAQPGQTIVAEYGDLPLQFALTGVRVLGGLQGPVPPDTRPDWVLRRRVVRVNRDRFLFGAREFTDTLDFARDYERVPLPFPDETFGNRTDDPNHHYFIPVEAPQKELEIWRRKEASK; this is encoded by the coding sequence ATGCCGCATACCCAGACGACAGCCGGACCGATTCCGGTCGAACCGGCCTTTGGCCCCTCCGCACACGGTTTTCAAATGAACTGGGGACTGGCTGCCGTGCTGGCCCTGGCCGCTTTCCTTTTGTTCTTCAATCTCGGGCAGCGGCCCTTTTGGCAGGACGAGGCCGAGACGGCCTGTCTGGCCAAAAATGTCCTGGCCACCGGTCTGCCCTACGCGAGCGACGGCATAAACGTCGTGTCCCAGGAAGAGGAACGCGAGTTCGACAAGGTCGGCGGCTACCTCTGGCGCTGGTCCCCCTGGATTCAGATCTATATGCAGGCAGCCGGCTTCACCGTGGGCGGCCTGAACGCCGCCGCCGGCCGGGCGCCCTTTGCCCTGGCCGCCCTGCTGGCCGTCTTCTGGACCTACCGGCTGGTGGCCCGCCATTTCGGCGACCGCACCTGGGCGCTTTTGGCCGCAACCCTTTTGACGCTGTGCGTGCCCTATCTGCTCATCGGCCGACAGGCCCGCTACTACGCCCCGGGGACGCTCTTTGTCCTGTGGACGCTGGACGCCTTTCTTTCCGACTGGCAGCGCCGCACCGGGCCGCTTGTGGCCATGTTTGTCGGCATGATTCTGCTTTTTCATGCCAACTATCTGCTTTTTTTAAGTTTTGCACCAACGGCCCTGGCTGCGGCCCTGTTCGTTTTCCCGGAGAAGTTCCATCTGCGCCGGCTGGCCGTCCTCACCGGGGCCACCCTGGCCGTGGCGGTGGTCCCGGGCATCCTGCTCTATCGCATCGGCCGGCAAAGCGGCATGTTCGACATTTTGCTCGTGCCGGAAAACCTCATGCTCTATTTCGCCGACCTGTCGATGTTTTGCATCCCGCTCCCGGTCTCGGCCTATCTGGCCTGGCGCTGGCGGCGGTTTTTCACCCGCCTGGAGCGTCCGGCCGATCCGGGCGAGCGGTTCGTGCTTTTTTCCGCCGTCCTTATCATCCTGAGCCTGCTTTTCCTTGGCATCGTGCCCCAGCGCTTTTTCCGCTACATCGCCCATCTGCTGCCGCTGTGCGCCATTTTGCTGGCGTTTTGCGTGCGCCGGCTGTGGGATTTTTCCAAAGTCTCGGCGGCCATGCTCTTTTTCCTGTTGGCCCTGACCAACTGGCTGGCCGTCTATCCCATGGAACGGCTGAAAATCGTCAACCGGCCCTGGCAAAACGATTTCCGGATGCTCACCTCGGACAATTTCCCGATCAAGCTCTTCGTCACCGAACTGGTGTGCGGCTATCCCGACGTCAACACGGCCATCACCGGTTTTTTTGCAGCGCATGCGCAGCCCGGGCAGACCATCGTGGCCGAATACGGCGACCTGCCCCTGCAATTTGCCCTGACCGGCGTTCGGGTGCTCGGCGGCCTGCAGGGGCCGGTGCCGCCGGACACGCGCCCGGACTGGGTGCTGCGTCGCCGGGTGGTCCGGGTCAACCGCGACCGGTTCCTGTTCGGGGCCAGGGAGTTCACCGACACCCTGGATTTTGCCCGCGACTATGAGCGCGTGCCCTTGCCCTTCCCGGACGAGACCTTCGGCAACCGCACCGACGACCCCAACCATCATTATTTCATCCCGGTGGAGGCTCCGCAAAAGGAGCTGGAGATCTGGCGGCGCAAGGAGGCTTCCAAGTGA
- a CDS encoding sensor domain-containing diguanylate cyclase codes for MSRISFLNGIYSKIMAVFLVAIVPLVLVQIWLSVAMRHDALEHGRSLLHRAASDAAAGQDAVAGQLRQLLSDAAAEPALMAMDMDAADAVLQRLVEETSAIGNAFVCDLAGNVTASAKKPFAGVRSDRRRYFLEALRQGGFVAGDFAVARVSGGPSIHFAQPIRNRSGQVVGVLGVAVPLAWYQQLFGTLDVPSGAFLAFFDVAGVLLARFPPTQSIQSGDRFEALFQGQFSWQQDSGSFVIPSPDGVETLYAYKILHLGKGAADPYGVMFVGIPMPQALEEARDRMLATAAVSAGSVVLAVLLAAVLCRAAIVNRLTVLAGFAASLGQDRVCLLPPRFGTDEIAQLGRRMVEMSLSLHEKNEHLAAAMTSLGLERDALARAVEALRQAKEELTRRADYDELTGLRNRHCFFERLRDEMARLRRYGTPFSLAILDIDDFKQINDSCGHSAGDAVLRALGQTLGETLRDVDEAYRVGGEEFALVLPATASGQGFQVAERVRLAVAGLTVPFGRESLRCTVSLGLAEADAGVDAEKDLFAAADRALYAAKAAGKNCSRLDPGAHG; via the coding sequence ATGTCGAGAATTTCATTTTTAAATGGCATATATTCCAAAATAATGGCCGTCTTTCTGGTGGCCATTGTGCCGTTGGTCCTTGTCCAGATCTGGCTTTCAGTCGCCATGCGCCATGATGCCCTGGAGCATGGGCGCAGTCTGCTGCATCGAGCCGCCTCGGATGCTGCGGCCGGCCAGGATGCCGTGGCCGGGCAGTTGCGTCAGCTCTTGTCCGATGCTGCGGCCGAGCCAGCCCTTATGGCCATGGACATGGACGCTGCCGATGCCGTGTTGCAGCGTCTGGTCGAAGAGACGTCGGCCATCGGCAATGCCTTTGTCTGTGATCTGGCCGGCAATGTGACGGCTTCGGCCAAAAAACCGTTTGCCGGCGTACGTTCCGACCGCCGCCGGTATTTTCTTGAGGCCTTGCGCCAGGGCGGGTTTGTGGCCGGCGATTTTGCCGTGGCCCGAGTGTCGGGCGGCCCGTCCATCCATTTTGCCCAGCCTATCAGAAATCGGTCCGGCCAGGTGGTCGGAGTCCTGGGCGTGGCCGTGCCCCTTGCCTGGTATCAGCAGCTCTTTGGGACCCTTGACGTGCCCAGTGGGGCCTTTCTGGCCTTTTTCGATGTTGCGGGCGTGCTCCTGGCCCGCTTTCCGCCGACGCAATCCATCCAGTCCGGGGATCGCTTTGAGGCCCTCTTTCAGGGCCAGTTTTCCTGGCAGCAGGATTCCGGTTCCTTTGTCATTCCCAGTCCGGACGGGGTCGAGACGCTTTACGCCTACAAGATCCTGCATCTGGGCAAGGGGGCGGCAGACCCCTACGGCGTCATGTTCGTCGGTATCCCCATGCCCCAGGCCCTGGAGGAGGCCCGCGACCGGATGTTGGCCACGGCGGCTGTCTCGGCCGGGTCTGTCGTCCTGGCCGTGTTGCTGGCTGCGGTGTTGTGCCGGGCGGCCATCGTCAACCGGCTGACCGTGCTGGCCGGCTTTGCCGCCTCCCTGGGCCAGGACCGGGTCTGCCTGCTGCCGCCGCGTTTCGGAACGGATGAGATCGCCCAGCTTGGCCGGCGCATGGTGGAGATGTCCTTATCCCTGCATGAAAAAAATGAGCATCTGGCCGCGGCCATGACCAGCCTCGGCCTGGAACGCGATGCCTTGGCCAGGGCTGTGGAAGCGTTGCGCCAGGCCAAGGAGGAACTGACGCGGCGGGCGGATTACGACGAGCTGACGGGACTGCGCAACCGCCATTGCTTTTTTGAGCGGCTGCGGGACGAGATGGCCCGCCTGCGCCGCTACGGCACGCCGTTTTCCCTGGCCATCCTGGATATCGACGACTTCAAGCAGATAAACGATAGCTGCGGCCACAGCGCGGGCGACGCGGTGCTGCGCGCCCTGGGCCAGACCCTGGGGGAGACCCTGCGCGACGTGGACGAGGCCTACCGGGTGGGGGGCGAGGAATTTGCCCTGGTGCTGCCGGCCACCGCCAGCGGCCAGGGCTTCCAGGTGGCCGAACGGGTGCGTCTGGCCGTGGCCGGGCTGACGGTCCCGTTTGGCCGCGAGTCGCTCCGTTGCACCGTCAGTCTGGGGTTGGCCGAGGCAGACGCGGGGGTGGATGCGGAAAAGGACCTCTTCGCCGCCGCCGATCGGGCGCTCTATGCCGCCAAGGCCGCCGGCAAGAATTGCAGCCGCCTGGACCCCGGGGCGCACGGCTAG
- a CDS encoding glycosyltransferase family 2 protein, whose translation MMNGKKVVVVMPAYNAASTLERTYAEVPKDIVDEVILVDDCSRDSTIDQAKALGLRCFRHQQNWGYGRNQKTCYVEALKTGADVVIMVHPDYQYTPKIIPAMANLITCGEYDVAIASRILGGTALGGGMPLYKYVANRFLTLSQNLLMSAKLSEYHTGYRAFSREVLEKLPLWENSDDFVFDNQMLAQSVYFGFRIGEVSCPTKYFEEASSINFRRSCTYGIGVLETSMQFRLQKLGYKQYAIFDKNGRGLSSPNPEYYSDETPGCTPAN comes from the coding sequence ATGATGAACGGAAAAAAAGTGGTGGTGGTCATGCCCGCCTACAATGCGGCCTCCACCCTGGAACGTACCTACGCCGAGGTGCCCAAGGACATTGTGGACGAGGTCATCCTCGTTGACGACTGCAGCCGGGACAGCACCATCGACCAGGCCAAGGCCCTTGGTCTGCGCTGCTTTCGCCACCAGCAAAACTGGGGCTACGGCCGCAACCAGAAGACCTGCTACGTCGAGGCCCTTAAAACCGGCGCGGACGTGGTCATCATGGTCCACCCCGACTACCAGTACACGCCGAAAATCATCCCGGCCATGGCCAACCTCATCACCTGCGGCGAATACGACGTGGCCATTGCCTCGCGCATTCTCGGCGGCACGGCCCTTGGCGGCGGGATGCCCCTTTACAAGTACGTCGCCAACCGCTTCCTGACCCTGTCCCAGAACCTGCTCATGTCGGCCAAGCTGTCGGAATACCACACCGGCTACCGGGCTTTTTCCCGGGAAGTGCTGGAGAAGCTGCCTTTGTGGGAAAATTCCGACGACTTCGTCTTCGACAACCAGATGCTGGCCCAGTCGGTCTATTTCGGCTTCCGCATCGGCGAGGTGTCCTGCCCGACGAAGTACTTCGAGGAAGCCTCGTCCATCAACTTCCGCCGCAGCTGCACCTACGGCATCGGCGTCCTTGAGACCTCGATGCAGTTCCGCCTGCAAAAACTCGGCTACAAGCAGTACGCCATCTTCGACAAGAACGGCCGCGGCCTGTCTAGCCCCAATCCCGAGTACTATTCCGACGAGACTCCGGGCTGCACGCCGGCCAACTAA
- a CDS encoding HDOD domain-containing protein, producing the protein MKQRLSLDALRPDMRLAEDLRRDDGILLLPRGTILTLRHVALLPSWRVLDGVAWVALSSQDEPDQMTENLAQPPEDTPLDLSAAAKALAPRFARTDLEETGQAALFSVALPRAAGLLACRGPHCLDLPGPVDPETLPPAPDTPAPGPMAIIESDPKLTSLPDVFVRISDVLHDPNSTAKEAADAIGKDVSLSAKLLQLVNSAFYGFPVKVDTLSRAVTIVGSRQLTTLALGISVIGIFKDLPERLVEMRSFWKHSIGCGIIASNLVPATADNGADLEVERLFVAGLLHDVGRLVLYRNLPRHAAHVLAKARNEGIALRDAERAMLGFDHATLGGMLLRRWRFPENLERAVRHHHGGATPMGQLMPAMIHVADAATNALLLGSSGEVYVPPLSPPAWVTLGLTQERLGKAVAAADIQATELINVFLPDEA; encoded by the coding sequence ATGAAGCAACGCCTTTCCCTTGATGCCCTGCGGCCGGATATGCGGCTGGCCGAAGACCTTCGCCGCGACGACGGCATTCTGCTGTTGCCGCGCGGCACGATCCTCACCCTGCGCCATGTGGCCCTGTTGCCGTCCTGGCGGGTGCTTGACGGCGTGGCCTGGGTCGCCTTGTCCAGCCAGGACGAGCCGGACCAGATGACGGAAAACCTCGCCCAGCCGCCCGAGGACACGCCCCTTGACCTCAGCGCCGCCGCCAAGGCCCTGGCCCCGCGCTTTGCCCGTACCGATCTTGAGGAAACCGGCCAGGCGGCCCTTTTTTCCGTGGCCCTGCCCCGGGCCGCCGGCCTACTGGCCTGTCGCGGCCCCCATTGTCTGGATCTGCCCGGTCCCGTGGACCCGGAGACCCTGCCGCCGGCGCCGGATACCCCGGCCCCCGGGCCCATGGCCATCATCGAATCCGACCCCAAGCTGACCTCCCTGCCCGACGTCTTCGTGCGCATAAGCGATGTGCTGCACGACCCCAACAGCACGGCCAAGGAAGCGGCCGACGCCATCGGCAAGGACGTGAGCCTTTCGGCCAAACTGCTGCAACTGGTCAACAGCGCCTTTTACGGCTTTCCTGTCAAAGTGGACACCCTGTCCCGGGCCGTGACCATTGTCGGCAGCCGCCAGCTGACCACCCTGGCCCTTGGCATCTCGGTCATCGGCATTTTCAAGGATCTGCCCGAAAGGCTGGTGGAGATGCGGTCGTTTTGGAAGCACAGCATCGGCTGCGGCATCATCGCCTCCAACCTCGTGCCGGCCACGGCCGACAACGGGGCCGATCTGGAAGTGGAGCGGCTGTTTGTCGCCGGGCTGCTCCATGACGTGGGCCGGCTGGTGCTCTACCGCAACCTGCCCCGCCATGCCGCCCATGTCCTGGCCAAAGCCCGCAACGAGGGCATCGCCCTGCGTGACGCCGAACGGGCCATGCTCGGCTTTGACCACGCCACCCTCGGCGGGATGCTGCTGCGGCGCTGGCGTTTCCCGGAAAACCTGGAACGGGCCGTGCGCCATCACCACGGCGGGGCCACGCCCATGGGCCAGCTCATGCCGGCCATGATCCACGTCGCCGACGCCGCGACCAACGCCCTGCTTCTTGGCTCCAGCGGCGAAGTCTACGTGCCGCCCCTGTCGCCGCCGGCCTGGGTCACGCTGGGCCTGACCCAGGAACGCCTGGGGAAGGCCGTGGCCGCCGCCGACATCCAGGCCACCGAGCTCATCAACGTGTTCCTGCCAGACGAGGCCTGA
- a CDS encoding PP2C family protein-serine/threonine phosphatase translates to MKNQLIGAQAAARPPRVLIIDDETINVETLAWMLKEAGFTPLRASSGPMGRALAAREQPALIILDIMMPGESGFETCTRLTADPATTDIPIIFISGLDDVENKVRGLKLGAVDYVAKPFAREEVLARVKIHIRLRQGLRALLAEQAAKLAQIRDAQQSILVSPADIPEANFAVRYVPVLEAGGDFYDVFPWSDAEMVYFVADISGHDLGASFVTSSLKALVRQNANPLYSPVETLKNMNSVLTTLLRDGKHLTAALVFVNRTRSRLTLVNAAHPAPILVTGPGEAELLVADGDVLGVFEAVQCGQIERAVSPGDRLFLYTDGLIERFGENARGRSQGLAALVAACRDTAHLPLDAAVDAIANTTLEGAGRPQDDVVLMGIEV, encoded by the coding sequence ATGAAAAACCAGCTTATCGGGGCGCAGGCCGCTGCCCGGCCGCCCCGAGTCCTCATTATTGACGACGAGACGATCAACGTCGAAACCCTGGCCTGGATGCTCAAGGAGGCCGGGTTCACGCCGCTTCGCGCTTCGTCCGGTCCCATGGGGCGTGCGCTGGCCGCCCGGGAGCAACCCGCCCTCATCATCCTCGACATCATGATGCCCGGCGAATCCGGCTTTGAAACCTGCACCCGGCTCACGGCCGATCCGGCCACCACCGATATCCCCATTATTTTTATTTCGGGCCTCGACGACGTGGAAAACAAGGTCCGGGGACTCAAGCTCGGGGCGGTCGACTATGTCGCCAAGCCCTTTGCCCGGGAGGAGGTGCTGGCCCGGGTCAAGATCCATATCCGCCTGCGCCAGGGCCTGCGGGCGCTTCTGGCCGAACAGGCGGCCAAACTGGCCCAGATCCGCGACGCCCAGCAATCCATTCTCGTCTCCCCCGCAGACATCCCGGAAGCCAATTTCGCCGTCCGCTACGTGCCGGTCCTGGAGGCCGGGGGGGATTTCTACGACGTGTTTCCCTGGAGCGACGCAGAAATGGTCTATTTCGTGGCCGACATTTCAGGCCACGATCTCGGCGCTTCGTTTGTCACCTCCTCGCTCAAGGCCCTGGTGCGCCAGAACGCCAACCCGCTCTATTCCCCGGTGGAGACGCTTAAAAACATGAACAGCGTCCTTACCACCCTCCTGCGCGACGGCAAACATCTCACCGCCGCCCTGGTTTTCGTAAACCGCACCCGTTCCCGCCTGACCCTGGTCAACGCCGCCCATCCCGCCCCCATCCTCGTGACCGGCCCGGGCGAGGCCGAACTGCTGGTCGCCGACGGCGACGTGCTCGGGGTGTTCGAGGCGGTCCAATGCGGCCAGATCGAGCGCGCCGTGTCGCCCGGCGACCGCCTGTTTCTCTATACCGACGGATTGATCGAACGCTTTGGCGAGAACGCCCGGGGCCGCAGCCAAGGTCTGGCCGCCCTGGTCGCCGCCTGCCGGGACACCGCCCATCTGCCTCTTGACGCTGCTGTGGACGCCATCGCCAACACCACGCTCGAAGGAGCCGGCCGCCCCCAGGACGACGTCGTCCTCATGGGCATCGAGGTCTGA
- a CDS encoding ATP-binding protein, with translation MFEIESFPGGRTFRFSASLALLDRAVDETVRFITGRNVSGSLFDVKLLLREALLNAVIHGNRSDPLRQVTLDVTAADGRLTITVADQGPGFDWRSGLAKPPPPEATSGRGLTILTLYADDVRFNAAGNQVTLTKAVSGLRGPATPPKDAGDNTAWSPPMHDISISDGCTILTPAGDIVASVADDLRARCKEIMQQLTGPLVIDLTRVELVDSVGIGLLIAVHNTLSKKGERLILAHVSPDLATLLRTMRLDKHFSIQPA, from the coding sequence ATGTTCGAAATCGAATCCTTCCCGGGAGGCCGCACCTTCCGCTTCTCGGCCAGCTTGGCGCTGCTGGATCGGGCCGTGGACGAAACCGTGCGGTTCATTACCGGCAGAAACGTCTCGGGGAGCCTTTTCGACGTCAAACTGCTCTTGCGCGAAGCCCTGCTCAACGCCGTCATCCATGGCAACCGCTCCGATCCCCTGCGCCAGGTGACCCTCGACGTCACCGCCGCCGACGGCCGTCTCACCATCACCGTGGCCGACCAGGGACCGGGCTTCGACTGGCGCTCGGGCCTGGCCAAACCGCCCCCGCCCGAAGCCACCAGCGGCCGGGGACTCACCATCCTGACCCTTTACGCCGACGACGTGCGTTTCAATGCCGCCGGCAACCAGGTGACCCTGACCAAGGCCGTCTCCGGCCTGCGGGGTCCCGCCACCCCCCCCAAAGACGCCGGGGACAACACCGCTTGGAGCCCGCCCATGCACGACATCAGTATCAGCGACGGCTGCACCATCCTGACGCCGGCCGGAGACATCGTGGCCTCTGTGGCCGATGACTTGCGGGCGCGCTGCAAGGAAATCATGCAGCAGCTCACCGGCCCCCTGGTCATTGATCTGACCCGGGTGGAACTCGTCGACTCCGTTGGCATCGGCCTTTTGATTGCCGTGCACAACACCCTGTCCAAAAAAGGCGAACGGCTTATCCTGGCCCATGTCAGCCCGGATCTGGCCACGCTGTTGCGCACCATGCGCCTGGACAAACATTTTTCCATCCAACCGGCGTAA
- a CDS encoding Hpt domain-containing protein codes for MDQMDDEILAMFIEDTREHLANIETALMDMDRLGADIDEELVNTVFRAAHSIKGGAGFLNLNNTRDLSHRLENLLHMIRSREIVPETRIINQLLTGFDRLLALVEAGPASDAEDISELLASLSGIATEHLSTEQRAEAVSIVPVALPGGEVIFELDALTLRQGASGGKNLYLVEYDLIHDVQARGKTPFDVIATMESSGLIVDCRMELAAVGDLDAPPVNRIPFYVLYASIVEPDIIGYLFALDVSRIHPFPLPEPPAAPVPAGVAAAQDFGPWQLSLDLDTASLRLGSGQAPDAGTAREALLAALSQGLPTTIDWGAPPSCDLAMLQVLVAAARTYAARGLDLTHVACSPVVTSTAARAGITPAALAAAGLPGHLFAACPGVPGGPDGI; via the coding sequence ATGGACCAGATGGATGACGAAATCCTTGCCATGTTCATCGAGGACACCCGGGAGCACCTTGCCAATATCGAAACGGCCCTCATGGATATGGACCGGCTCGGAGCCGACATCGACGAGGAGCTCGTCAACACCGTCTTTCGCGCTGCCCATTCCATCAAGGGCGGCGCGGGGTTTTTAAATCTCAACAACACCCGCGACCTGTCCCATCGCCTGGAAAATCTCCTGCACATGATCCGCAGCCGCGAGATCGTCCCGGAAACCCGGATCATCAACCAGCTCCTGACCGGCTTTGACCGGCTGCTCGCCCTGGTCGAGGCCGGACCGGCCAGCGACGCCGAAGACATCAGCGAACTCCTGGCCAGCCTGTCCGGCATCGCCACCGAACATCTTTCCACCGAACAGCGGGCCGAGGCCGTGTCCATCGTGCCCGTCGCCCTGCCCGGCGGCGAAGTCATCTTCGAACTGGATGCGCTGACCCTGCGCCAGGGAGCAAGCGGCGGCAAAAATCTCTACCTCGTCGAATACGACCTCATCCACGACGTCCAGGCCCGGGGGAAAACCCCCTTTGACGTCATCGCCACCATGGAATCGAGCGGCCTGATCGTCGATTGCCGCATGGAACTGGCCGCCGTCGGCGACCTCGACGCCCCGCCGGTCAACCGCATTCCCTTTTACGTGCTCTACGCCTCCATCGTCGAGCCGGACATCATCGGCTACCTGTTTGCCCTGGACGTCAGCCGCATCCACCCCTTCCCGCTGCCTGAACCACCGGCCGCGCCCGTCCCGGCCGGGGTTGCCGCGGCCCAGGATTTCGGTCCCTGGCAGCTGTCCCTGGACCTGGACACGGCCTCCCTGCGCCTTGGTTCCGGGCAGGCCCCGGACGCGGGGACGGCCCGCGAGGCCTTGCTGGCCGCCCTCTCCCAAGGGTTGCCCACCACCATTGACTGGGGCGCGCCCCCGTCCTGCGATCTGGCCATGCTCCAGGTGCTGGTCGCCGCCGCCCGGACCTATGCCGCCCGGGGACTGGACCTGACCCATGTCGCCTGTTCCCCGGTCGTGACCAGCACTGCCGCACGGGCCGGGATCACCCCCGCGGCCCTGGCCGCAGCCGGCCTGCCCGGCCACCTGTTTGCCGCCTGCCCAGGCGTTCCCGGAGGACCGGATGGCATTTGA
- a CDS encoding chemotaxis protein CheA, which yields MAFDAETHALFQEEVSETLAELDGALLELEKNPADKNLVDRVFRAVHTLKGACDMFGITPVVSLAHNLESLFDHVRSGWRVVSKELLDTAFAAKDRFATMLAEGADPAALEDPQLLDRLRQLLRTPDAPQEAVVPEPSPQAAPDDASNLGQNDPEGTAAQATATWSVTLSPSDPGFLSRSDPLPLLDELRGLGQATVTCDVSGVPDLAELDPADCRLRFHVCLTADTATVPDANTLRDVFLFLDNQADVVVTPGNGPLPVFPAAGAEGVPAQARPAAQPAASTAAAKPVQPPAAPPSPPVAATAKAASPPAGEARPQAAKKETMQSLRVDAGKLDDLVNLVGELVIAQARLTQLAASLTHPALISVAEEIERLSNELRDNTLGIRMLPIGTTFSRFRRLVRDLSSEMQKSIELVTEGGETELDKTVIEQLNDPLVHLLRNSIDHGIESPEERLAAGKPEAGTIVISAEHAGGEVVINITDDGKGMSAERIRAKAVEKGLVAPDTRLTESECFNLIFLPGFSTAEKITNISGRGVGMDVVKRSMDALRGKIDVQSEPGKGTRITIKLPLTLAIIDGLQIKAGEDQYIIPLSLVEECVELPRDRAEASGRGRTIQLRGEIVPFIRLREAFELDGQPPAIEQIVVTRFEGERAGIAVDQVLGQQQTVIKSLGNYIGSVSGISGATINGDGTMSLILDVPTLVASVKRVAA from the coding sequence ATGGCATTTGACGCCGAGACCCACGCCCTGTTCCAGGAAGAAGTCTCCGAAACCCTCGCCGAACTCGACGGGGCCTTGCTCGAACTGGAAAAAAATCCCGCCGACAAAAACCTGGTCGACCGGGTTTTTCGCGCCGTCCATACCCTTAAAGGGGCCTGCGACATGTTCGGCATCACCCCGGTGGTGTCTTTGGCCCACAACCTGGAGTCCCTGTTCGACCATGTCCGCAGCGGCTGGAGGGTGGTGAGCAAGGAACTGCTCGACACCGCCTTTGCCGCCAAGGACCGCTTCGCCACCATGCTGGCCGAAGGAGCCGACCCGGCCGCCCTGGAAGACCCGCAGCTTTTGGACCGGCTCAGGCAATTGCTGCGCACGCCGGATGCGCCGCAGGAGGCCGTCGTGCCCGAACCAAGCCCCCAGGCCGCCCCGGACGACGCGTCAAACCTGGGCCAAAACGATCCCGAAGGCACGGCCGCCCAGGCCACGGCCACCTGGAGCGTCACCCTGTCGCCGTCCGATCCCGGCTTCCTGTCCCGTAGCGACCCGCTGCCGCTCCTCGACGAACTTCGGGGCCTGGGCCAGGCCACAGTGACCTGCGACGTCTCCGGGGTGCCGGATCTGGCCGAACTCGACCCGGCCGATTGCCGGCTGCGCTTTCACGTCTGCCTGACCGCCGACACCGCCACGGTCCCGGACGCCAACACCCTGCGCGATGTCTTTTTATTCCTGGACAACCAAGCCGACGTCGTTGTCACTCCGGGCAACGGCCCGCTTCCGGTCTTTCCGGCCGCCGGGGCCGAAGGCGTCCCGGCCCAGGCCCGACCGGCAGCCCAGCCGGCCGCGTCGACGGCAGCCGCCAAGCCCGTGCAGCCGCCCGCTGCCCCGCCATCCCCCCCGGTTGCGGCCACGGCCAAGGCAGCCTCCCCCCCGGCCGGCGAGGCCAGACCCCAGGCCGCCAAGAAAGAAACCATGCAGAGCCTGCGGGTGGATGCCGGCAAGCTCGACGATCTGGTCAACCTTGTGGGCGAACTGGTCATTGCCCAGGCCCGGCTCACCCAGCTGGCCGCCAGTCTGACCCATCCGGCGCTCATCAGCGTGGCCGAGGAAATCGAACGGCTTTCCAACGAACTGCGCGACAATACGCTTGGCATCCGGATGCTGCCCATTGGCACCACCTTCAGCCGGTTCCGCCGGCTGGTGCGCGATTTGTCCTCGGAAATGCAGAAATCCATCGAGCTGGTCACCGAGGGCGGGGAAACCGAGCTGGACAAAACGGTCATCGAGCAGCTCAACGACCCGCTGGTCCACCTGCTGCGCAACAGCATCGACCATGGCATCGAATCCCCGGAGGAACGGCTGGCCGCCGGCAAGCCCGAAGCCGGCACAATCGTTATCTCGGCCGAACACGCCGGCGGCGAGGTGGTGATCAACATCACCGACGACGGCAAAGGCATGTCCGCCGAACGGATTCGGGCCAAGGCCGTGGAAAAGGGGCTGGTCGCGCCCGATACCCGTCTGACCGAGAGCGAATGCTTCAACCTGATTTTCCTGCCCGGCTTTTCCACGGCGGAAAAGATCACCAACATCTCGGGCCGGGGCGTGGGCATGGACGTGGTCAAACGCAGCATGGACGCGCTTCGCGGCAAGATCGACGTGCAAAGCGAGCCGGGCAAAGGGACGCGCATCACCATCAAGCTGCCGCTCACCCTGGCCATCATCGACGGCCTCCAGATCAAGGCCGGCGAGGACCAGTACATCATCCCGCTGTCGCTGGTGGAGGAATGCGTGGAACTGCCGCGCGACCGGGCCGAGGCCTCGGGCCGGGGCCGCACCATCCAGCTGCGCGGCGAAATCGTGCCGTTTATCCGGCTGCGCGAGGCCTTTGAACTCGACGGCCAGCCGCCGGCCATCGAACAGATCGTGGTCACCCGCTTCGAGGGCGAACGGGCCGGCATTGCCGTGGATCAGGTGCTTGGCCAGCAGCAGACCGTGATCAAGAGTCTTGGCAACTACATCGGTTCGGTGTCGGGCATCTCCGGGGCCACCATCAACGGCGACGGCACCATGTCGCTGATTCTCGACGTGCCGACCCTGGTGGCCTCGGTCAAGCGGGTGGCTGCGTGA